TCGCATCGAGGTGCGCCCAGGCGATCAGCCGGTGGCTGCTGCCCCATTCGGGGTCGCAGGTGGTCAGCGTCAGATAGCGGCCCGGCCCGTCGAAACCGGACTTGCGGGGGACCGGGTCGATGACCCCGGTGTCGCTCGGCACCGTCCGGTAGGGCTTCTTGTCGATGCGGTACGTGAACCACGTCGTCCCGTCCGTCAGCACCACCGCGTCGCCCTGCCGCAGCTTCGGGAAGTCCTTGAACGGATCCCCGTAGGTGCGACGGTGTCCGGCCACCGCGAAATTGCCCGTCGCGCCGAGGCGGGCGGTCCCCGCGTAATGACCGAGCCCCCTGCGCAAGGTCCTGACCTCGGTGTTCTCCAGGACGGGCCACTCCCAGCCCTTGCCGAAGCGGGGTATGTACAGCATCGCGAACGGCTTCCCGTCCCGGTACGCCGCAGGCGCGGGCGGCGTCGACGGCGTAGGGGACGCGTCCGGAGTCGGGGATGCGTCCGGCGCAGGTGCCGACACCGTGCCCTGCGCCCACTGGTCGCGGAGGGTGTCGATCTGCCCCTCGGTCGCTCCTTGGGCCTTCACGCCCGTCCAGAACAGCACGTACACCACAAAGAGCACGATCACGGCGCCGACGGTGATGCAGAGTTCGCTGAACGTTCTCACGATCAGTCGCACCGACACCGCGTCGGCCTCCCCACAGCTGCTTGCTACTTCACCGGCTCCGCATAGTGGAGATCCACTGTGCCCGAGTAGCCGGGAAGAGTCACCGCCTCGCGCTCCTCGACTTTCCAGCCGAGCCCGTAGGCCTTCACGTACAGCAGGTAGTTGCTGATCGCCGGGGAGTCGTCGAGCGCCTGCTTGAGCTTGCCCGGGTCACCGACCGCGGTGACCTTGTACGGCGGGGAGTAGACCCGGCCCTGGAGGATCAGGGTGTTGCCGACGCAGCGCACCGCGCTGGTGGAGATCAGCCGCTGGTCCATGACCTTGATGCCCTCGGCGCCGCCCTGCCAGAGGGCGTTGACGACCGCCTGCAGGTCCTGCTGGTGAATGACCAGGTCATTGGGTTGCGGATCGGGGTAGCCGGGGTTGGCGGTGGCATTGGGCGGGGCGTCGTCGAGCGTGACGGACACGGACCGGCCGGAGATCTTCGTGGTGCCCGCGGCCCTCTCCAGCTCCTTGAGCCGGGCGTCCTCCGCCTCGGTGCTGCCGTCATCCCGCCGGACGAGGGTGTCGATGTCCTCGCGCACCGACGCGTTGGTCTCGTCCAACTGGGCGTTCTTGCCGCTGCGCTGCTGGATGAGGTCGGAGAGCTTCAGCAGCGAGGAGTCGGTACGGATGTTGGTGCCCTTGGCCGTGTTGGCGCTGGTGACGAAGATCAGTCCGGCGAGGGCGAAGACGGCAGCGGTGAGCACCCTGACCGGGTGCCGGAAGGTGCGCCGGACCGGTCCTCTGGGAGAGTCGGCAGAATTGCTCAACGTACCCTTATCTCCTTCGGCGCCACGGAAGCACTACGCTAACGGACGCCCGGGGGAGGCAGCATTCCCCCTCGCGCCTTGCCCCGGCGCCAGCCACAGTTCCCTGCGCGGTCACGCAGCGCATCGACAGGAGAGTTCCTCGTGCCGAAGTCACGTATCCGCAAGAAGGCCGACTTCACGCCCCCTCCGGCGAAGCAGGCAACCAACATAAAGCTGACCAGCCGAAGCTGGGTGGCGCCGGTGATGCTGGCGCTCTTCCTGATCGGCCTGGCCTGGATCGTCGTGTTCTATGTGACCGACGGCGATCTGCCCATCCAGTCGCTGGGTAACTGGAACATCGTCGTCGGCTTCGGCTTCATCGCCGGAGGCTTCGGTGTCTCCACGCAGTGGAAGTAGGGCACGCAGCGGAAGCGGGGCCGCAGGGCGCCTGATCCCACAGCGGAGCCCGGTCCCGCAACCCTTGCGATAAGTTACCCACAGAGTTATCCACAGGCGGGGGAAAAGGTCAGACGATCTGTGGATAACTCCCTGACTGTTGACGCCGATGTGACTGCAGCCTCCCTCATGGAGGGATGGCGTGCCCCTTGTCTCTGCTGGAAAAACCCAGCTCAGCGACAAGGGGCACAGTTGTTCCCACAGAATGCACAAGATCCGGCGCGCGCTGTGGACAACTGACCGAAGGAATACCCTGGGAGCCCCCGGGAAGCCGTCGGAAAGCCCTCAGGAAGCCCCACAGAGCCCACGGAGAGCCGACAAAGAAGGCCAAGGAAACCCTTGGGGGAGCTCAGGTCAGCGCGGCCGTCCTGGCGAAAACGACGGCGACCACGGCCACCAGGACCAGGGCGCAGGTGCCGTACTGCACCAGCGCGCGCCGCTCGCGGGGCGCGTGCACCATGCCGATCGCGACCACGGTGCCCGCGATCAGACCGCCGACGTGCGCCTGCCAGGCGATTCCGCCCCAGGGGTTGAAGGTGATGACGAGGTTCACCGCGAGAAGCACGAAGACCGGGCGCATGTCGTAGTTGAGCCGGCGCATGAGCACGATGGTGGCGCCCAGCAGTCCGAAGATCGCTCCGGAGGCTCCGAGCGAGCCCTGTACGGGCGCGGAGAGCCAGTAGGTGAGGGCGCCGCCCGCCAGGCCGGAGAGCATGTAGAGCGTGAGGTAGCGGGCGCGGCCGAGCATCGCCTCCAGTGGCCCGCCGAGCCACCACAGCCCCAGCATGTTGAACATGATGTGCCACACCTCCTGGTGCAGGAACATCGATGTCACCAGCCGGTACCACTGGCCCTCGGCCACGCCTTCCACCGGCCCGCCGGAGTAGGTCGTCGCGCGGCCGAGCAGCATCAGGTCGTTGACCAGTGCCTCACCCCTCACCTGTACGGCGATGAACAGGGCGACGTTGATACCGAGAAGGATCTTGGTGACGAGTCGGGGGTCGGCCGTGACGGCGCCGCCGGCGACGGTACGCGGCTGATTGGCGGCCGGGCCGTGTCCCGTACCGGAGCCCTGGCGGACGCAGTCCGGGCACTGGAAGCCGACCGAGGCATTGACCATGCACTCGGGGCAGATCGGCCGGTCGCACCTGGTGCACCGGATGTGCGTCCCACGGCCGGGGTGGCGGTAGCAGCTCAGCGAGCCGTCCATGGCGGCGGAACGGTCCTGGTCGCCCGGCGGCTTCTGGTCCATCGGTCCCATCACTCCCGGTCCCCTCGGTGCTCTCGTGGCGGCAGCACGCGCAACGCGGCCCTGCCCGTCCGTTATGTAACAAGTACGGACGAGCAGGGCGCTTGGTTCCCGAAAGGCCAATCAGAGCGTGATCATCGGATGACCATTGGTGATCATCGGTTCTCGATGACGACCGATTCGATCACGACGTCCTGCAGCGGACGGTCGGTGCGGGCGTTGGTCTTGGCGGCCGCGATGGCGTCCACGACCTTCTGGCTGGCGGGGTCGACGACCTCGCCGAAGATGGTGTGCTTGCCGGTCAGCCAGGCGGTCGGCGAAACGGTCACGAAGAACTGCGAGCCGTTGGTGCCCGGGCCGGCGTTGGCCATGGCCAGCAGGTACGGCTTGTTGAAGCTGAGGTCGGGGTGGAACTCGTCACCGAACTCGTACCCCGGGCCGCCGGTGCCGTTGCCCAGCGGGTCGCCGCCCTGGATCATGAAGCCGCTGATGACGCGGTGGAAGACGGTTCCGTCGTACAGCCGGTCCGTGGACTTCTTGCCGGACTCGGGATGCGTCCACTCCCGCTCGCCCTTGGCGAGCTCGACGAAGTTCTTGACCGTCTTGGGCGCGTGGTTCGGCAGGAGCCGGATCTCGATGTCGCCCTGGTTGGTCTTCAAGGTGGCGTAAAGCTGCTCAGCCACGATCTGCCTTCCGTAAGTCTTCAGTGACGTTGAGTCTTCAGTGACGTCCACCGATCCTCGCACGGACCGTCCGCTCCGGCGCCCGGCCGCCACCCGGAACGCCCTTCGCTCACCTTCTTGCCCGATTCCGCGCCCGTCCACCGAGGCCCCCATCCCGCCCCGCTCGCCCGCGCCTTCGCCGCAACCCCCATGTGCCGCTCCCCGCAGGAACAAATGCGGCCAAGTGCGTGACGAACCGGCGCGGGCTGAAGCGAACCGTGGCATTGTCGTCGGCAAGCTCCCCTTGCACCGCATTGCCCTAAGGCGTCACCGATGACCTGATTGACCCGGATGCCTGCCCCGCATGCCAGGCAGGCATCCGGCAGGCATGATCTCGAAATGGGTGGAAAGGCGGAGTATCCACCCGCCACCAAGGAGGAGGATCCCGTGACCCGCATCGACAGCGTGCGCGCCGCAACCGACTCGGCGAAGGACAGCGTGCAGCACGCCGCGGAAGTGGTGGCGCCCTACGCCGACACGGCCAAGGACCAGGCCGCACAACTTGCGTACGAGGCCCGCGCACTGCTCGCGCCGAAGGTGTCGAAGGCAGCCCAGCAGGCCCGTGTCCAGTACGACGCGCACCTCGCACCACGTATCGAACTGGCCCGTGCCCATGTACCCCCGAAGGTCGACGAGGCCGCCCAGCGCGCCGCGCTCCGCACCCGCCGGGCCGCCCGCAGCGCCGCGGACTACACCGTGCCGCGCGTCGGGCAGGCGATGGCCGCCGCCCAGCCCGTGGCCGAGGAGGCGACGGCCCGCAGCGCCGCCGCACTGGCAGCGCTGCGCAGCCAGGTGACCGCGAAGGAGATCAGGCAGCTGACCAGGAAGCACGAGCGGCGGGCGAAGGCAGGGCGGCTGTTCAAGGGGCTCGCCGTGCTCGGCGTCGCGGCGGGCGCCGCCTACGCCGCCTGGAGGTGGTGGGACAAGCAGGCCAACCCGGACTGGCTGGTCGAACCGCCTGCTCCCACTGAGGTCTCCGACCGCGCACCGCTGTCCTCGGTCGACGGCAGCGGTCCGACGTCGCTCGACCCGGAGGTCCAGGCCAAGCAGGCGGAGACGGAGAACAAGAGGACGGATGGCCCGGAGGGTGTGGACGGCACAGATCTCGACGACCGCCGCTGAACGGCTCCCGCGCAACGGAACGGGCGCCGGAGGATCTTTCAAGGTCCTCCGGCGCCCGTTCCCTGTCACGGCGCGCCGGCGCCGGCCCGGCATTCTCGTCAGCAACCCGATGACCACGAGTGAGCGGATGCCGGGTTCGGACATCAGCCGCCGGTGGACCTGCCGGGGCCGCGGCACGGAGCTCCATCGGAATGCGGTGTCCCATACCGGGCTGGTTCCGTCCTCCCGGGGCCGGTCCACCTGCCCGAGCAGGTCCATGCGCCGGAAGGAAGGGAGCGCGGGTCGCTGACGTCGCGCACCAGGTACCTGCGACCTGAGTGCGTTGTGGCAAAGGGAGTCCCTGTTCGATGAGCAGGGGCTTCTTCGTGTGCGGGGCGTGATCGCGACGGAGTAGGGGCAGGCAGCGGACGGCTTGTTGTGGATCGAGGAGGGTGCGATGCCGTCGGTGCTGGGGTTGGTGGAACGGCGTGAGGCGCGGGCGAGGCAGGAGCTGGAGTCCTGGACGGAGGTTCTGGAGCAGGCTCAGGCGGAGGTGGATGCCGCGCGGGAGCGGGTCGAGCGGGCCCGGGTGGGGCGTGAGGAACTCGTGTCGGTGCTGGCGGAGGAGCGCACGGTTGATACGCCGGTTTCCGTGCCGTCTGGTCGTGAGGCGGCTGCTGTTGTGGGATCGAGCGGCTTGGGCGCGGGGCAGGGCGGGCGGCCGCCGGTGTGGCGGTCGGGCATGGGTGAAGAGGTGCTCAGCGGCCTGTATCGGGAGGTGTTCGCCGCGGTGGTGGCCGCTTCGGGGCCGGTGAACGGGGTGGAGCTGACGCGGGCGGTGGGCCGGGAGGCGGAGATCAAGAACGAGGTGGAGAAGATCCGTCACCGTGCCAACGTGCTGGAGAAGCGGGGCTGGCTGCTGCGGGCGAAGGACGGACGGTTCATGCCCGCGCCCGGAGCAGTCGGCCGGGGCGCTTGTCCGGCCCGTGCGGAGCGTCCCCGGCCAGGCGCCTCGACAGCCTGATCACGGCGGCCCACCACACCATCTGCTGGTGGTGATCGGGGCGGCGTTCGTGGTCGCGGTTGAGGCGGCGTGAGCGGGAGAGCCAGCTCAGCGTTCGCTCCACCACCCACCTGCGGGCCAGTACGACAAATCCGCGTTGTCCGTCGGAGCGGCGCACGACCTCGACGCGCACTCCGTGGCGGGCGAACGCCTTCGCCAAGGCCGGCCCCTGGCAGGCACTGTCGACCCATACCAGCTTCAGCAGCCGGCCCGGCTGGTCCATGAACGTCTCCAGCAGCGCGGGGGCGGCCTTGGAGTCGTGCACGTCGGCCGTGGTCACGGTGACCTCCAGGAGCAGGCCCTCTGTGTCGGTCAGGATGTGGCGCTTGCGGCCGTCACATGACTTGCCCCCGTCGTATCCGCGACTGTCCTCACCGACGGTTTCGGAGGCGTCCACCGACTGACTGTCGATGATCCCCCCACTGGGCTCGGCGTTGCGGCCCGTGCGTTCCCTCGCCGAGCGTCGCAGGCGTTCGTACAGCTCACGCACGTAGTCGTAGGACCGCCAGCGGCGGAAGAAATCGTAGACCGCCCGCCAGTACGGGAAGTCGACCGGCAGAGCCGTCCACTTCACACCGTTGTCGACGAGGTAGCGCACCGCGTCGAGCATCTCGCGATGGCAAAACGCCTCCGGACGCCCGCCCCGCTTCAGGAGCCAGGCCGGCACCGGCATCACGGAGCGGACCTCGGCCCACTCCGCGTCCGTCATGTCACTCGGATAGCAGCCTGCCCGCCGCCCCGCAGCGATCGAACCGAACCGGTGCACGTAGCAGTCACACCCAAGGGTGACCGCAGTGGACGCAGGCACAGCAGAGATGGTCAACTCGTCCGACAACGGGCCTCCTTGCTCGTGACCGGCCTCAACAACCACGTCACTACCAAGGGGCCCGTTTCTCTATGCCCACGACCGCACCGGCATCTCTGTCCGAATGATCACCCGCACCGCAGGCTTCGAACGAGATCCGGTTTGCCACAACGCACTGAGTCGTCGGCGACTGACGCGAGCGCCTCTGTTGTCCTCTGTTCTCGCGTGTCCTCTGTTCTTGCGCTGGGCCACCGGACGTCGCCCTGCTCCCGGCCTCAACGGGTAGATGCCGCAAAAAAAGACCCCTCTGACCTCGTTTCCGCAGATTCAGAGGGGTCCAGCGATGTGGGGCCTAGGAGATTCGAACTCGAAATTGATACCTTCCTGGCCTGCGGAAACGCCAGGGAAAGCGGACAAACAACCCCGTTTCCATCCTCCTGCGTCCGGCTCGATCCCCCCTCGATCCGGCACCCGTGCTGACGCGTCAGCACGGACCAGCGAGCCGTTGCAGTCACGAATCATGGCTCGCCAGCGACACCCAAACTCCCCTGATTCTGGGGTTCACGCGGCAACCGCATCGCGCGTGCCCATGCAAATCAGCGTGATGACTCCAGAGAGCCCACAGTTGTGTCAGCACGGCGCCCGCATCGTAGCGTCGGGCACTTCGACGTACGCTGATCGGCGCCGGGCTCCCCGTCGCGATCCCAGCCAGCCCGCCCACCCCGAACGAATTCAGGCAGAGAAAGGCCGACCCGGGTCGCCGGCCCCTCACCGATGCTGTACGTCGTCTCGGACATGGCCCCATTGTGTCAAACGAGTAGGAAACGCGAACCCGCACGCCATCCCTCTTGCCGGGCCTAGGGGATCAGCAGGGGAGACCAATGCAGCCCGAGCCCCGGAAACTCGGGCTTCTCAAGCTGCTCGTCAGCACCACCGTGCTGACACGTCACCACGGAAAATCTGGACAAACGCGCCTGTTTTCATCCTCCTCGGTCCGGCTCGATCCCCCTCGATCCCGGTGCCGTGCTGACATGTCAGCACGGGCTCAACGACGTTTGCATTTCGTGAACGACACCTACGAAAGCGCCTGCTCACGGCACTGTAGAGCAGAGCAAAGAGCAGTTTGCTCTGAATGCCCCCACAGTCGCCACAGCCACCCGCCCGTGTAGCTCGCCAAGAACACGGTGAGCCGAAGCCAGATCATCGACGCCGTCCCCCTTCCGCCCTGCGCTGCCTACACTGGGCGCGGGAGGTGTGTGGTGACCATCACTGAGGACCGGCCACAGATGCTGGCCGAGGAGTTCGAGCGCATCGCTGCCGCCGCCGAGCGTGAAGGCGTCCGGATGGAGTTCATCCACGGCAGGCTGGGAGTCAAAGCGGTGCCCGACGGCGACCACGACGAGATCATCCGCTGGCTGATGAAACACTGCATGCAGCACCAGCCCGACCTGTGGCTCTACCCCGAACGCGGCCTGCGCATCGAGCGCTACCGCAAAGGCAACGCCAAACCGGACGGTGCTCTCGCCCCTGAAGGCAGCTTCGCCGGACAAGGCGAGTGGGCTGACCCCGGGCAGGTCGTAATGGTCGTCGAGGTCACCTCGTACGACAGCGACACCGACAAGCGTGACCGCGAGGAGAAGCCGGCCGCGTACGCCCAGACCGGCATCCCCGTCTACCTGCTGATCGACCGCGACACCTGCGAAACCCTCGTCTACAGCGAACCCGACGGCGACACCTACGCCAGCCTGCTGCGCCGCCCCTTCGGCCGCACCGTCGAACTTCCCGCCCCGCTCGGCTTCGCCCTCGACACCGAACCGCTCAAGAACTGGGTCCGCTGACCGTTCAAGCCGCTCGGCCCGCCGCCGCACCTTGGCGGGGGCAGGCAATTTGCCGGGGAACAGGCAGTGCTGTCATCCCCATCACGCGGTCCACGTCGATCTCGCCCCCTACCCACGTACTCCCCGAATGTCAAGATCATCCTGTCGACCATGTGTAGGGCCTCCCTGTAGCACTAGGGTTTTCGGGACGGCCGGAACGGCACGCCGCCGAGCAGGGAGACGGATGCACCATGGGGCAAGAGGCACGGAAGCGACTCGCAGAGCTGCTCGACGGCTCGGAGCGGCACGGGGACTTCAGTACTCGCATCGAGATGCCCGCTCGGGCGCTGCGCATAGAGGTCGACGGTGTCGGCAAGCTGCCCCTGCCGTTGCGCGCCCCGGTCACCAAGAAGCTGATCGCCCAGGCCCGGCAGGCCCGCTTCGGCCGCGGTGAGCAGACCCTGGCCGACACCGGCGTGCGTGACACCTGGGAGATCACTGCGGACCGGTTCACCCTGGGCGGCCCCGACTGGGACCGCACGCTGAGCGGTGTCCTCGACGGGGTTCGTACCGCGCTCGGCCTGCCGCCCACCACCGTCCTGCGCGCCGAACCGCACGCGCTGCTCGTCTACGGCAAGGGGCAGTTCTTCCTGCCGCACCAGGACTCCGAGAAGGACGACTCCATGGTGGGCAGCCTCGTCGTCTCGCTGCCCTCGCACCACACCGGCGGCGAACTCGTTGTCGAACACGCTGGCCGCAGCGTCACGTACCAGGCGTCCCGGGAGCGGCTAACCTTCGCCGCCTTCTACGCGGACTGCCGTCACGAGGTCAAGCCCGTCAACTCCGGGTACCGCATCACCCTCACCATGAACCTTCTCGCCGAGCCCGTCCGGCCGGCCGACGCGGCAGGCAGCGGGCCGGTGGTCGACCTGGCCCACTGCCTGAGCGAGCACTTCGCCCAGCCTGCCGAGGACCGCTACGGCTACGTCCGTACCAAGGCCACGCGGCCCAACCGGCTCGTCTACCTCCTCGACCACGAGTACACCCAGCGCGGATTGGACTGGGACCGCCTCAAGGGCGTCGACGCCACCCGCGCCGTCCTGCTCCGCCAGGCCGCCGGGCAGGCAGACTGCGAAGCGGTCCTCGCGCTGGCGGAGGTGAAGGAGACGTGGGACGCCGTACCGCCCCACGACCGTTACGACTACTACGGCGAGACCGAGCACTTCGACGGCTGCGAGGACGAGGAATGCGAGGGTGACTGCCTCCTCGACCCCGACGGCGAGCCCGGAGCCGAGCGCCGCCGCAGCGGAGACTTCTCCGACTACGAACTCAACGACCTGATCGACGACGAGATCACCCTCGGCTGGTGGACCCGCCCCGACGGCACCGGCGGTGAGCAGATCTCCCTGCCCGTCCCGTACGCCGAGGTGTGCGCCACCACCGAGAACAAGGACCTCACGCCCTACCAGTCCGAGTACGAGGGCTACATGGGCAACTACGGCAACACCCTGGACCGCTGGTACAGGCGGGCCGCAGTGGTGCTCTGGCCCCGCCGGCGTTCGTTCGAAGCACGCGCCGAAGCGGGCTCTGAGGGAGCCCTGCGCGAGCTCCAGAGCCACCTGGACACCGGCCAGTTGGAGCTCGCACGTACGCTTGCCCGGTCGCTCGCCCCGATCTGGAAGCACCACGGTTCGGGCCCGCCCGCCGCCCCGCTCTTCGCCGCCGCCCTGAGCGTCGCGGTGGGTGTCGGGGAGGCGGACACCGCCGTGATGCTCCTCGCGCCGTTCGGGGTGGAGACCTTGAGCGAGGACCACGCCCCCGACCTCGCACAAGCGGCCGCACGGTACGGACAGACGTGGGCACGCGAGACCGTCGCCAGCTGGTTCGGCCCGACCGGCGCCTACACCGGGGCCGACCGCGCGGCATGGCTCGAATCCCTACCCGGCCTATGTGCCGCTCTGCGGAGCGCTGACGGTGGCGGGGAGGCGGTGGCCACACCGCTGGCCGAAGGGGCCTGGCAAGCGATCGAGGAGCAGCTCACCAGCTTGCTGGGCGTAGGCCGGGAGCCGGAACGCCGCCCGGCCATGGAGCGGCTCGGCACCACACTCGCCCACATCGTGCAAGCAGCTGGCCCCCGGACCGCCGACACGATCACCACC
This sequence is a window from Streptomyces sp. NBC_01217. Protein-coding genes within it:
- a CDS encoding class E sortase translates to MSVRLIVRTFSELCITVGAVIVLFVVYVLFWTGVKAQGATEGQIDTLRDQWAQGTVSAPAPDASPTPDASPTPSTPPAPAAYRDGKPFAMLYIPRFGKGWEWPVLENTEVRTLRRGLGHYAGTARLGATGNFAVAGHRRTYGDPFKDFPKLRQGDAVVLTDGTTWFTYRIDKKPYRTVPSDTGVIDPVPRKSGFDGPGRYLTLTTCDPEWGSSHRLIAWAHLDATQPVTDGRPTAFHS
- a CDS encoding DUF881 domain-containing protein yields the protein MSNSADSPRGPVRRTFRHPVRVLTAAVFALAGLIFVTSANTAKGTNIRTDSSLLKLSDLIQQRSGKNAQLDETNASVREDIDTLVRRDDGSTEAEDARLKELERAAGTTKISGRSVSVTLDDAPPNATANPGYPDPQPNDLVIHQQDLQAVVNALWQGGAEGIKVMDQRLISTSAVRCVGNTLILQGRVYSPPYKVTAVGDPGKLKQALDDSPAISNYLLYVKAYGLGWKVEEREAVTLPGYSGTVDLHYAEPVK
- the crgA gene encoding cell division protein CrgA codes for the protein MPKSRIRKKADFTPPPAKQATNIKLTSRSWVAPVMLALFLIGLAWIVVFYVTDGDLPIQSLGNWNIVVGFGFIAGGFGVSTQWK
- a CDS encoding rhomboid family intramembrane serine protease; this encodes MDQKPPGDQDRSAAMDGSLSCYRHPGRGTHIRCTRCDRPICPECMVNASVGFQCPDCVRQGSGTGHGPAANQPRTVAGGAVTADPRLVTKILLGINVALFIAVQVRGEALVNDLMLLGRATTYSGGPVEGVAEGQWYRLVTSMFLHQEVWHIMFNMLGLWWLGGPLEAMLGRARYLTLYMLSGLAGGALTYWLSAPVQGSLGASGAIFGLLGATIVLMRRLNYDMRPVFVLLAVNLVITFNPWGGIAWQAHVGGLIAGTVVAIGMVHAPRERRALVQYGTCALVLVAVVAVVFARTAALT
- a CDS encoding peptidylprolyl isomerase, with the translated sequence MAEQLYATLKTNQGDIEIRLLPNHAPKTVKNFVELAKGEREWTHPESGKKSTDRLYDGTVFHRVISGFMIQGGDPLGNGTGGPGYEFGDEFHPDLSFNKPYLLAMANAGPGTNGSQFFVTVSPTAWLTGKHTIFGEVVDPASQKVVDAIAAAKTNARTDRPLQDVVIESVVIENR
- a CDS encoding DUF5324 family protein — protein: MTRIDSVRAATDSAKDSVQHAAEVVAPYADTAKDQAAQLAYEARALLAPKVSKAAQQARVQYDAHLAPRIELARAHVPPKVDEAAQRAALRTRRAARSAADYTVPRVGQAMAAAQPVAEEATARSAAALAALRSQVTAKEIRQLTRKHERRAKAGRLFKGLAVLGVAAGAAYAAWRWWDKQANPDWLVEPPAPTEVSDRAPLSSVDGSGPTSLDPEVQAKQAETENKRTDGPEGVDGTDLDDRR
- a CDS encoding IS5 family transposase; its protein translation is MTDAEWAEVRSVMPVPAWLLKRGGRPEAFCHREMLDAVRYLVDNGVKWTALPVDFPYWRAVYDFFRRWRSYDYVRELYERLRRSARERTGRNAEPSGGIIDSQSVDASETVGEDSRGYDGGKSCDGRKRHILTDTEGLLLEVTVTTADVHDSKAAPALLETFMDQPGRLLKLVWVDSACQGPALAKAFARHGVRVEVVRRSDGQRGFVVLARRWVVERTLSWLSRSRRLNRDHERRPDHHQQMVWWAAVIRLSRRLAGDAPHGPDKRPGRLLRARA
- a CDS encoding Uma2 family endonuclease — encoded protein: MLAEEFERIAAAAEREGVRMEFIHGRLGVKAVPDGDHDEIIRWLMKHCMQHQPDLWLYPERGLRIERYRKGNAKPDGALAPEGSFAGQGEWADPGQVVMVVEVTSYDSDTDKRDREEKPAAYAQTGIPVYLLIDRDTCETLVYSEPDGDTYASLLRRPFGRTVELPAPLGFALDTEPLKNWVR
- a CDS encoding 2OG-Fe(II) oxygenase, encoding MGQEARKRLAELLDGSERHGDFSTRIEMPARALRIEVDGVGKLPLPLRAPVTKKLIAQARQARFGRGEQTLADTGVRDTWEITADRFTLGGPDWDRTLSGVLDGVRTALGLPPTTVLRAEPHALLVYGKGQFFLPHQDSEKDDSMVGSLVVSLPSHHTGGELVVEHAGRSVTYQASRERLTFAAFYADCRHEVKPVNSGYRITLTMNLLAEPVRPADAAGSGPVVDLAHCLSEHFAQPAEDRYGYVRTKATRPNRLVYLLDHEYTQRGLDWDRLKGVDATRAVLLRQAAGQADCEAVLALAEVKETWDAVPPHDRYDYYGETEHFDGCEDEECEGDCLLDPDGEPGAERRRSGDFSDYELNDLIDDEITLGWWTRPDGTGGEQISLPVPYAEVCATTENKDLTPYQSEYEGYMGNYGNTLDRWYRRAAVVLWPRRRSFEARAEAGSEGALRELQSHLDTGQLELARTLARSLAPIWKHHGSGPPAAPLFAAALSVAVGVGEADTAVMLLAPFGVETLSEDHAPDLAQAAARYGQTWARETVASWFGPTGAYTGADRAAWLESLPGLCAALRSADGGGEAVATPLAEGAWQAIEEQLTSLLGVGREPERRPAMERLGTTLAHIVQAAGPRTADTITTTLRGLPDTALECLLPALRAAARHPAAARDDTPAGGAFQSLADHCQARLTAAVALPVRAADDWSLAPAGTCRSGCDLCPDLDAFLTSRTPRVMEWPLAKDKRQHIHSRIDLAGLPVSHTTRRQGRPYTLVLTKTDAVFTRERTARARAETDLAWLREKWPQPRG